In Fimbriimonadaceae bacterium, the genomic window CGAAGAATCGCTGCCCGCTCGTAGTCCATCGCCTCGGAAGCCGCGGCCATTTCGTTGCGAATGTCCTTCATCAGGGACTCTTCCTTTCCCGATAGGAAGCGCTCCACCTGCTCGATGACCTGGTCGTAGGCTTTCTTTTCCGACAGTCCCGCACACGGCGCAAGGCATTGGCCAAGGTGAAAGTACAGGCAGGGCCGCTGCTCCGCGGCGCCGCGCCAGCTTTTACCGCACGGGATCAGCGGGAAAATCTTGTGGAGCAGCTGGAGGGTCTCGCGAACCGAGTAGGCGCTGGTGAACGGCCCAAAATACTTCGCGCCGTCCTTTCTGACCTTCCGCGTAAAGAGCACTCTCGGAAACGGCTCTTTGGTAATCGTGATATACGGATAGCTCTTGTCGTCCCGCATCCGCACGTTGAATGGGGGCCGGTAGCGCTTGATGAGGTTGCATTCGAGCACCAACGCTTCGACCTCCGATTCCACGACGATCGTCTCGATATCGCGAACGCGCGAGACCAGCCTTTCGATGCGCGGGCCATGGCGGGCCGAGTCCTGAAAGTAGGATCGAACCCGGCTGCGGAGGGAAAGGGCCTTCCCGACGTAGAGCACCTCTTCCTTCTCGTCCCGGTAGATGTAGCAGCCGGGCTTGGCGGGAAGGCCCTTCAATTTGTCGGTAATGGACGGGTGGACGGTTGGCATTTGCCTGGCAAACGAATTATCCCGTTATGGCGCACCTGATGGACATCGCTCGAGAACCGGTACAATTTGCATACGCGTCAGCAGGCGACCTTTTACCGCTAAGTCGCCTGGACGGAGGAAGATTTTGCCAAGAGGGAAACGAAACACGGCGAAGGTCCCATCGGGACCGCGCCACACCGAAATCATCGTCAACTGTTCATTGCGTGAGACCCGCGTTGCCGTTATGGAAGGCGGGCAGCTCATGGAGTACCGCGTCGAGCGCGAAGAGCGCGTCGTGGGCAGCATCTTCAAGGGGATTGTCCAGAACGTCCTCCCAGGCATGGATGCCGCCTTTGTCGACATCGGCCTCGAGCGGAATGCATTCCTGTACGTCGCCGACATCGTGCCCGACGAGGGTCAGGACAACAGTCCGGCCTCGCTCAAGCGAAGCGAGCTCCGACGCCGCAAGATCAAGGAGCTGATCCGTCCCGGCCAGGAGATCATGGTGCAGGTGACCAAAGGGCCGCGCGGCACAAAGGGCGCCCGCGTCACCACCCGAATCGCCCTGCCCGGCCGTTATCTGGTCCTGATGCCGGAGGCGAACAACGTCGGGGTCAGCCGCAAGATCGAAGACCGCCGAGAACGGGAGCGGCTGCGAAAGATCGGCGAGCATATCGTGCCCGATGGTTTTGGGATTATTCTCCGGACCGAGTGCGAGGGTCGGACTGAAGCCGAACTGCGCAGCGACGTCACCTTCCTGCAGCACCTGTGGGACCAGGTCATGGGCGCCGCCAAGAAAATGCGCGCGCCGGCATGCGTCCACCGCGACCAGACCCTGCTCTACCGCACGATTCGCGACGTGTTCAGCGAGGAAATCAGCAAGCTCGTCATCGATGATCCCGAGGAGTACGAAAAGGTCAACCTGGTCGCCCGTATGGTAGCGCCGACCATGCGCGACAAGACCTTTCTCTACGACAAGGAAACGCCCATCTTCGACGAGTACGGCATCGAGCGGGAGCTCGAAAGGCTCCTTCAACACAAGGTTTGGCTGAAGTCAGGCGGCTACCTGGTCGTGGACGAGATGGAGGCCCTCACCGCGGTCGACATCAATACCGGCAAGCAGGTCGGCCATACGTCACTGTCCGACACCATTCTCAAGACCAATCTGGAGGCCGCCGACGAGGTCTGCCGGCAGCTTCGGCTTCGGGACATGGGCGGCATCATCGTGATCGACTTCATCGATATGGACAGCGCCGAAGACCGCAAGCGCCTCCTGGATCACTTTACAAACAAGCTCGGCACCGACCGGGCCCGAACCCGCATCGGCAAGGTCTCATCGCTGGGGCTTGTGGAGATCACCCGCAAGCGCACGGGCGAGTCCGTAACCGAGGCCATCACCGAAGCCTGCCCGACCTGTGCCGGCCGTGGCCGCATCAATTCGCGGGACACCGTGTCGCTTTGGGTTGAGCGCGACATGCGCCGCATGCTCGGCGAGCCGGGCAATGCCTATTACGTCGAGTGTCACCCCGCCATTGTCGAAGCGCTGATCGGCGCCGACGGCGAGAATGTCGAAGAGCTTGAGCACGAGCTGAATCGTGGGATCTACCTGCGGGCGAATTTCGACCTGCCGTTCGAGGAATACACGATCAGTGTCGGCACGATCGACGAGTTCGACCGCACGATCATGGGTTATCGGCGGGCGCAGGTTTTGGAATGCAACGTGCGCCGCAGCTCGTTCGACATTCAGACCAAGGTGGTGGGCTGGACCGACAACGGATTTTATATCGAGCTTCTCGATGGCGTCAGCCACCTCGGGCATCGCGTCAAGGTCTGCCTGCAGGACATCCGGAGGTCGTTCGCTGTGGCGGACGTGATCCTGCCCGGGACGCCGACCCTTCGCGGCGCTGGAAGCTAAAAACACGAGATTGTGGAAAAAATTCGAAAAAAAACCGCGAAAGGAAACCTTCCATAAATGCGGCTAACCCGGGCTAATCCGGGCAGAAAGCCGCTAATCGCCAGATTATGGGGAGTTGCGGCCAGAAGAATTGACCGTACAACATCTATTTCTCGCACTGCGACGCAAAAGGAGGTGAAACCGTATGCGCCCAGTCTTTTTTGTGTTTGGCGTTTGGACAATCGCGTCAGGGGCCTTTGCCTTTGAAAAAACCTCGGAAATCGCCAACAAAAGGGTGGTCAAGACGGTGGTCAAATCGATCCCGTCAGAAGTTAAATATGAATTCTCGCGCACCGTCGGCTCCGGCCGGTTGGTGAAGGTTCAGGATGGCGAGCCGGGCAAGCTCATCAAGTCCATCCAGATAACCTATCAGGATGGCAAGCCGGTTCGCAGCCAGGTTCTGAAGGTTGAACGAATCGAACCCAAGCCCACGCTCTTCCATATGGGTA contains:
- the rng gene encoding Ribonuclease G — translated: MEGGQLMEYRVEREERVVGSIFKGIVQNVLPGMDAAFVDIGLERNAFLYVADIVPDEGQDNSPASLKRSELRRRKIKELIRPGQEIMVQVTKGPRGTKGARVTTRIALPGRYLVLMPEANNVGVSRKIEDRRERERLRKIGEHIVPDGFGIILRTECEGRTEAELRSDVTFLQHLWDQVMGAAKKMRAPACVHRDQTLLYRTIRDVFSEEISKLVIDDPEEYEKVNLVARMVAPTMRDKTFLYDKETPIFDEYGIERELERLLQHKVWLKSGGYLVVDEMEALTAVDINTGKQVGHTSLSDTILKTNLEAADEVCRQLRLRDMGGIIVIDFIDMDSAEDRKRLLDHFTNKLGTDRARTRIGKVSSLGLVEITRKRTGESVTEAITEACPTCAGRGRINSRDTVSLWVERDMRRMLGEPGNAYYVECHPAIVEALIGADGENVEELEHELNRGIYLRANFDLPFEEYTISVGTIDEFDRTIMGYRRAQVLECNVRRSSFDIQTKVVGWTDNGFYIELLDGVSHLGHRVKVCLQDIRRSFAVADVILPGTPTLRGAGS